Part of the Hyalangium ruber genome, CCCGCACCCGTGGAGCCCGCCGAGGAGGAGTTCGTCGACGTGGACGAGGAGCAGGTCCAGCCGCAGGTGGACCCGGAGGCGGCGGCACGCGCGCTGGCCTTCCCGGTGCGGACGGACGGACGCGCGCTGCCGCGTCTGGAGTCCGAGCCCGCGCCCGGCATGCTCATCCCCAATCACGTGGTACCCCCGCTCGCCTCGCTGCTGCCAGAGGTGGACGGCTTCGGCCTGGTGGAGGTGGAGCCGGATCCGGACGGAAGCATGCGCCGCACGCGCTTCGCGTACACGGACGGGACGAACAGCTACGTCACGCTGCCGGTGGCGCTGGCGGCGGACCTCTTCGGCGCCCAGGAGCTCGAGTTCTCGGGCCGGAAGATGCGGCTGGGCTCGCGCGAGTTCGCGGTCAACCCGGACGGCAGCGCGGAGCTGGACTACGGAGGCCCGCTGCATGAGCGCTTTCACGTCGTCCCCCTGGTGGCCGTGCTGGATGCGTGGGTGCAGCGCAGCCAGGGGAAGCCGCGGGGCCTGTCCGCCGACCTGTTCCGCAACAAGGTGGTCGTCATCGGTGGCACGGCGGTGGGGTTGGGGGACAACAAGGCCACGCCGTTCGCGGCGACCACGCCGGGGGTGAGCAAGCAACTGGCGGTGGTGGAGAACTTCCTCGCCGGGCGCTTCATCATCGAGTCCCCCGTCTGGGTGAGCGTGCTGTTCGCGCTCGGGCTGTCCCTGGTGTCGGCGGTGGCGCTGATGATGCTGCGCCGTCCGGCGCTGGAGCTGCTCTGGCTGCTGGGGCTCGTGCCGTTCGTCTTCTTGATGATGGGGCTCCTGCTGGCGTTCCAGCGGGTACACCTGCTCACCGCGCTGCCCGCCATCGCCGGCATGCTCTCCAGCATGGGGGCGGCGGCCTTGAACCACTTCTCGGCCAACCGCGAGGCCGCCTTCATCCGCCAGGCGTTCAGCCGCTACATGGAGCCGAAGCTCATCGAGCAGATGGTGGAGGAGAATCAGCTGCCGAAGCTGGATGGCGAGGAGCGCGAAATCACCGCCTTCTTCAGCGACATCCGCGGCTTCTCCACCTTCTCCGAGCGCTTCAAGGAGGACCCTCGCGCGCTGGTCCGCGTGCTCAACATGTACCTGACGCGGGTGAGCTCCTCGCTGCTGCGCGAGGGCGGCTGCCTGGACAAGTACATCGGCGACGCGGTGGTGTGCCTCTTCGGCGCGCCCTTCGGCCACTCGGACCACGCGGTGCGCGCCTGCCGCGGGGCGCTGGCGGCCAAGGCGGAGGTGGATCGGCTGCGCGCCGAGTTCCGCCGGGATGGCCTACCGGATGTGTACACGCGCATCGGCCTGAACAGCGCGAAGCTCTTCGTGGGCAACTTCGGCAGCGAGCAGCTCTTCGACTACACGGCCATCGGCGATGGCATGAACCTGGCGGCGCGGCTGGAAGGGGCCAACAAGGCCTACGGCTCGCTCATCATGATCGGCCCGCGCACCTATGAGCTGGCCCGGGACTTCATCGAGGTGCGTGAGCTGGACCAGGTGCGGGTGGCGGGCAAGACGGAGGCGGTGACGGTGTACGAGCTGCTGGCCCTCAAGGGCCAGCTGCCCGTCGGCAAGCGCGAGACGGTGGCGCGCTACCATGACGCGCTGGCGCTCTACCGGCAGGCGCGCTTCGCCGAGGCCGCGGCGGTGTTGGAGACGCAGCGGGCGAGGGACCCCGAGGACGGTCCGTTGGCCGCGCTGCTCGCGCGCTGCCGCAAATACGAGCAGACTCCTCCCCCGCTGCCCTTCGATGGGGTGGCGAACCTGGACAAATAGAAGAGAGCCGAGGACGCCATGCGCATCAGAGGACGAAGGTGGGTGGCCGTGCTGGCCTTGTGTGCCGCGGGCGCGGCCCTGGCGGTCAAGCAGGGCGGCAGCCTGTACGTGAAGGCCCGCAACACCCGGCTGATGAGCACCCCCTCGCCCACCGCGGATGCGGTCGCCATCCTCCAGCCCGGCCAGCAGGTGACGTGGCTGGGCGTGGACCCGAAGAACAAGCAGTGGCACCGCGTGGAGGCCAGCGGCAAGCAGGGCCTGGTGTTCCAGTCCAACCTCTCCTCGCAGCCGCCCCAGCTGGAGCTCGTCGCCCAGAATGGGGTGCGGCAGGTGGACCCCGTGGCGTTCTCCAGCTCCGGCGCGGCGGTGAAGCTGCTGGGCGACGGCGTCATCAACTACGGCAAGGCCAAGGGCACGGACTATGGCCAGGCGGCGACGCAGCTTCGCCAGCTCGGCACGCTCGCCCGGGAGATTCCGCTGCAGGAGGTCTCCGAGCGGGCGCGGAAGGCCCAGCTCCATCCGGTGGTAGGTCCCCAGAACGGAGGCACGCCATGAGCCGGCACCTGTCGTGGATAGCGGGGCTTGGGCTGCTCCTGAGCGCCTGTGGAGGCTCGAAGCCGGCGCGCCCGGCCCTCAGCCAGGAGGGTGCCAACCGGACGTTCAAGCTGGTCCAGGAGATGAATGAGGCCACGCGCCGGTGCGAGCAGCAGCGCTCCCAGGTCACCATCCAGGAGGAGTACACGCTGGGCAGCGCGGTGGCCGTCAACTGGGTGCAGCAGGGCGGCGGGTTGATGCTCGCCAGTGAGCCCGGGCAGCGGATGCACCGGACGATGAACCTCATCGGCCAGAACCTCGCGGCGCAGTCCGGGCGCCCGACGCTGGAGTGGACCTTCGGCGTGCTGGAGGAGCCGAACACCGTCAATGCCGCGTCCGCGCCTGGGGGCTACGTCTTCGTCACCCGCGCGCTGCTGCGGAGCGTGCGGAGCGAGGCGCAGCTCGCGGGTGTGCTCGCGCACGAAATCTCCCATGTGGTGCTCAAGCACTCGCTGGCGCGCTACGACGACGTGAAGGCCGAGCAGTGCAAGGTGGCGGCGAGCATGAAGTTCAGCCTGGCGATGACGCGGCAGGTACAAAAGGAGGTGATGCCTCCGGAGTTGGGGCGCATGCTCGATGCCATGCATGGCACTGGCGTGCTGGACCTCGACAAGGACCCCGAGCTGCTGCGGCGGTTGACGGATCCGCTCGTCGAGCGACTCGTCCAGAAAGGCCATGCGCACGAGGACGAATTCGCCGCGGACGCGATGGCCCTGCACCTCATCGCCTCGGCGGGATACGACCCCCAGGAGTACATCACCTTCCTCGGCACCCTGCCGGAAGGCGGTGGCTTCACCCATCACCCGGCCCACCGTGAGCGCCAGGAGCGGTTGCTCGCGCTGCTGGAGGCCGCGAAGAGCCCCCAGGACGGGTTCTCCGAGCTGCCGGCCAGCCCCCGTGGGCTGGTGAAGCTCTCGGTGCCAGCCGAGATCGCCGCCGCCACCCGATAGCAGCACCGCCGGAACAGAGGACGCCATGAGCATGCGAGGAAGAAGATGGGTGGCCGTACTGGCCTTGTGCGCCGGAGGCACGACCCTGGCGGTCAAGCCAGACGGCACGCTGTACGTGAAGGCTCGCAACACCCGGCTGATGGCCAACGCCTCCGCCACCGCCGATGCGATCGCCATCCTCCAGCCCGGCAAGGCCGTGACGTGGAAGGGCGCTGACCCCAAGAACAAGCAGTGGCACCGGGTGGAGGTGGATGGAAAGAAGGGCGTGGTGTTCCAGTCCAACCTCGCCGCGCAGCCTCCCAACCTGGAGTTGATCACCAAGAACGGAGAGCAGAAGGTGGATCCGGTGGCCTATGCCAGCTCCGGCGCCGCGGTGAAGGGACTCAGCCAGGGCGCCATCGACTACGGCAACGGCAAGGGCACGAACTACGCCGAGGCCACGAAGCAGATCCAGAAGCTCGAGGAGCTCGCCGGGAAGGTCGGCCCCGCGGAGATGGATGCGCACGCACGCAAGGCGGGCCTGTTCCGCGTGGTGGGCCCGAAGGAGACGGCATCGCGAGGTCGCAAGTGAACGCGCGCACCGTGGTGTTCTCGATGGCCGGGCTGGGCGTGCTGACCGCCTCCTGCGCGGGCATGCGCCTGCCCTCCGTGCCGAACAGCCCTCATGAGCTGGGCCGTGCGGTGGGCACGGCGAGCCGCGAGGCCAAGAGCAGCTCCGACTGCTCGAAGCTGGATACGGAGATCGGCGTCCAGGAGGAGTACGCCCTGGGCGGCTCGGTGGCCATCAACTGGGCCCAGCGCGGCGGCGGGCTGATGATCGGCGACGAGGCGGGTCGCAAGCTCCACCAGTACCTCAACGTCGTGGGCAGGAACCTGGCGTCGCAGTCTCCCCGCCCCACGTTGCAGTGGACCTTCGGGGTGCTCCAGAACGTGGAGTCCTTCGACGCCGTGTCGGCGCCGGGCGGCTACGTCTTCGTCACCCGAGGGCTGCTCCAGGGCGTGGACAACGAGGCCCAGCTCGCGGGCGTGCTCGCGCATGAGATTGCCCACATCACGAGCAAGCACGCGCTCAAGCGCTACGGCCAGGTCAAGGTGGCGCAGTGCAAGCGGGCGGCGATGTTCAAGGGCGGGAGCGATATCTTCCGGCAGAGCGGTGGGGACCTCACCCCGTCCGCGGTGGACACGCTCCTTCAAGCCGTGGAGCAAGGCTCGGGCGGTCGCCTGGATCTGGATCGGCATCCGGACCTGCTCGGCAAGTTCACCGATGACGTGCTCGACTCCATCGTGGACAACGGCTTCGGCGCCGAGGACGAGTATCAGGCGGATGAGCTGGCGGTCCGGTTGATGGTCTCCGCGGGATACGACCCTGGCGAGTACATCCGGTTCCTGGGGAAGATCTCCGAGAGCCGAAGCGGTTTCGACAACCACCCGCGCAAGTCGGACCGGGTGAAGCGACTGGTGGCGCTGCTCAAGAAGGCCCAGGACTCGGGAGAGGACTTCCCCGAGCTGCCGGCGGATACGGCGGGCCTGGCGAAGCCCACGCTGCCGGCGGAGTTCTCGGTGGTGAAGTCCGCCGTGGCCAGCGACAAGCGGTAGGCGGAGGCTTCAGGGGGCCCGTCCCGCGAGCGCACGCGCCTGCTCCACGCTCGCGGCGCAGCGGAAGCCGAAGTGATGGAAGATGGGCCGGTTGGCGGGCACGTGCGGTCGCCGGTACACCGCCGTGGCGTGCAAGGCCGGCCAGAACCACGAGCCTC contains:
- a CDS encoding M48 family metalloprotease, producing the protein MNARTVVFSMAGLGVLTASCAGMRLPSVPNSPHELGRAVGTASREAKSSSDCSKLDTEIGVQEEYALGGSVAINWAQRGGGLMIGDEAGRKLHQYLNVVGRNLASQSPRPTLQWTFGVLQNVESFDAVSAPGGYVFVTRGLLQGVDNEAQLAGVLAHEIAHITSKHALKRYGQVKVAQCKRAAMFKGGSDIFRQSGGDLTPSAVDTLLQAVEQGSGGRLDLDRHPDLLGKFTDDVLDSIVDNGFGAEDEYQADELAVRLMVSAGYDPGEYIRFLGKISESRSGFDNHPRKSDRVKRLVALLKKAQDSGEDFPELPADTAGLAKPTLPAEFSVVKSAVASDKR
- a CDS encoding M48 family metalloprotease — encoded protein: MSRHLSWIAGLGLLLSACGGSKPARPALSQEGANRTFKLVQEMNEATRRCEQQRSQVTIQEEYTLGSAVAVNWVQQGGGLMLASEPGQRMHRTMNLIGQNLAAQSGRPTLEWTFGVLEEPNTVNAASAPGGYVFVTRALLRSVRSEAQLAGVLAHEISHVVLKHSLARYDDVKAEQCKVAASMKFSLAMTRQVQKEVMPPELGRMLDAMHGTGVLDLDKDPELLRRLTDPLVERLVQKGHAHEDEFAADAMALHLIASAGYDPQEYITFLGTLPEGGGFTHHPAHRERQERLLALLEAAKSPQDGFSELPASPRGLVKLSVPAEIAAATR
- a CDS encoding CHASE2 domain-containing protein yields the protein MESDTRRVLRMRLRNNLAMMLGLAGVSTGVAVACWLLGWLWLPNLERALYDSALTTFTRNRAQSQDIIVVAIDQSSIDGIRNNPSYARNYGTYPWTRSLWARIAEELSASGARAVMFDAVMDERYTDPSADLALTRVLAETGLPFYLGVSSHPSAAPLPKVEPSNVLPMPARPPEPAPVEPAEEEFVDVDEEQVQPQVDPEAAARALAFPVRTDGRALPRLESEPAPGMLIPNHVVPPLASLLPEVDGFGLVEVEPDPDGSMRRTRFAYTDGTNSYVTLPVALAADLFGAQELEFSGRKMRLGSREFAVNPDGSAELDYGGPLHERFHVVPLVAVLDAWVQRSQGKPRGLSADLFRNKVVVIGGTAVGLGDNKATPFAATTPGVSKQLAVVENFLAGRFIIESPVWVSVLFALGLSLVSAVALMMLRRPALELLWLLGLVPFVFLMMGLLLAFQRVHLLTALPAIAGMLSSMGAAALNHFSANREAAFIRQAFSRYMEPKLIEQMVEENQLPKLDGEEREITAFFSDIRGFSTFSERFKEDPRALVRVLNMYLTRVSSSLLREGGCLDKYIGDAVVCLFGAPFGHSDHAVRACRGALAAKAEVDRLRAEFRRDGLPDVYTRIGLNSAKLFVGNFGSEQLFDYTAIGDGMNLAARLEGANKAYGSLIMIGPRTYELARDFIEVRELDQVRVAGKTEAVTVYELLALKGQLPVGKRETVARYHDALALYRQARFAEAAAVLETQRARDPEDGPLAALLARCRKYEQTPPPLPFDGVANLDK
- a CDS encoding SH3 domain-containing protein; translated protein: MAVLALCAGGTTLAVKPDGTLYVKARNTRLMANASATADAIAILQPGKAVTWKGADPKNKQWHRVEVDGKKGVVFQSNLAAQPPNLELITKNGEQKVDPVAYASSGAAVKGLSQGAIDYGNGKGTNYAEATKQIQKLEELAGKVGPAEMDAHARKAGLFRVVGPKETASRGRK
- a CDS encoding SH3 domain-containing protein translates to MRIRGRRWVAVLALCAAGAALAVKQGGSLYVKARNTRLMSTPSPTADAVAILQPGQQVTWLGVDPKNKQWHRVEASGKQGLVFQSNLSSQPPQLELVAQNGVRQVDPVAFSSSGAAVKLLGDGVINYGKAKGTDYGQAATQLRQLGTLAREIPLQEVSERARKAQLHPVVGPQNGGTP